A part of Halobacillus shinanisalinarum genomic DNA contains:
- a CDS encoding LysR family transcriptional regulator — protein sequence MEIRELRYFVTIVEQSTFTAAAAKLHISQPSLSATIKKLENKVGLSLLDRSARDIRLTKEGSILYYEARKLLNHFEHVLDEMERLKKDGPLDISIGLIESAKFWLPKVLCEFKKQYPNIHVKIFDLLSSHEVINSFNNYKIHLAITNQFIDNSEIKSIPIYEERLVALIPESHNLTNKEYLTIHELETEAFIVCREGFQTREDILNTFRKAGIKPNLQFEIERFETACSLVENGLGITVVPENYVKNAPRYHFQIKQIQKPNNISRTVYLTMNKNRYLPPIVLTFIKLIKEQFPNTDIYEQ from the coding sequence ATGGAAATAAGGGAATTACGTTATTTTGTAACAATTGTGGAACAATCCACTTTCACTGCGGCTGCAGCTAAACTGCATATTTCACAGCCCTCTTTAAGTGCAACAATCAAAAAGCTAGAGAACAAAGTTGGTTTATCTTTGTTAGACAGAAGTGCACGTGATATACGTCTAACGAAGGAAGGATCCATTTTATACTATGAGGCGAGAAAATTACTAAATCACTTCGAACACGTACTAGATGAAATGGAGCGATTAAAAAAAGACGGCCCCCTCGATATCTCAATCGGATTAATTGAGTCGGCTAAATTTTGGCTACCAAAGGTATTATGTGAATTCAAAAAGCAATATCCTAATATACACGTGAAAATATTCGATCTTCTAAGCTCACACGAAGTCATAAATTCATTTAATAACTATAAAATTCATCTTGCTATCACGAATCAATTTATCGACAATTCGGAAATCAAATCCATCCCTATCTATGAGGAAAGACTAGTAGCACTTATACCGGAGTCGCATAACTTAACAAACAAAGAGTATCTTACTATTCATGAATTGGAAACAGAAGCATTTATAGTTTGTAGAGAGGGATTTCAGACACGAGAAGATATTTTAAACACTTTCCGGAAAGCTGGTATTAAACCAAATCTACAATTTGAAATTGAACGATTTGAAACAGCATGCAGTTTAGTTGAGAACGGGTTAGGTATTACAGTTGTTCCAGAGAATTATGTGAAAAACGCACCGAGATATCATTTCCAAATCAAACAAATACAGAAGCCAAACAACATTTCACGGACGGTGTATTTAACTATGAATAAAAATCGGTATTTACCTCCAATTGTTTTAACGTTTATCAAGTTGATAAAAGAACAATTTCCAAATACAGATATTTATGAACAATAA